The genomic region taaatataatttcatttttataataagcaaatttatatataaaaacagGTATCCATATAACATTTGAATTTCATTTCTACTATAGCTTAAACTCTAATTACCATTATTTTAtgagagttttttttttttgtacaaCAGCTAAATATTAACccatcaaatatataaatctggtaaaattaaaaaatataagtaaagtaaatattctaaattactaaaataaaacatacaaaggtataaatttattaaaatgaaatctgAATTGTCATCACATTACACTCTAATTTAGCTTGAAGACTGATAACAAAAGATGACATAAaacattttatcttttctgtCTAATAATCTAACTAATGATAATCCAAGCAAGAAAATGTAtttgcaaagaaaatgaacCTCCATATTTACATATGAACACATGGAATTTTAGAAATCTTCATAGCTCtaagatttttctaaaaatagaaACTGAGTATTAGATGCAAGTagtgaagaagatgaaaaaaaGAGTTGAATAGACATCAATTTTATGATAACACTTAACAAGAAATCAGATTTTTGTTCCCCTACTTTGAGAGAGCAActtcatattatttatataaatttgcaATTAGATGGACTAAGCAAATTTAAGTTTGCTTTAATTAAACTCTCAATACTTGATTAGATGTCATGCTTAGATGGAAAGCAGTTTTCCATTGAATTTGTTCATTTactattttgatattttcaaatttagtgCACAACTCTATCTAATATAATCTATTAACATTACTTGATTGATGgggaatattttcttttccaatctAGACATAATTTAACCTGAATCTCTTCAAATAATGCCAAATAAATTGAATACTTGAACTAGGTGCTAGTGAGTAGGAGTGGAACTCTTAAAAGGGGATCATCTTTTAGTCACCACCTTAGCTAGTGCTTTATGATTTGATAGAGAGCACAAATGTAAAAAgagaattagggttttgaataaGAGCACccaagagaaaataaattggaAAAAGAGATTCCTTCTACAACTCATGCATAGAAAATCAAACATGTATTAGACATGTTTTCTTCATAATAAACCAAAACTTGATGCTTAATCTCTTagtaaataacaaaaaagtgATTGATCTAATCAAATCATCAAACACCCACTACAGGAAAACCTATGTGAACCCCCCCTGTGCAGGCCCAAATGGTGAAGGATAGGTGCTGTTCAAAAGTCAATTCTTGTCACATTTGTGTGATAAGAGATAAAGGGcaattttctttgattgatttaatttgggcAATTTGGCTTTgcatgcaaaaagaaaagaagggaaATTTAAAGAAGGGGATTGTTGTATTGGGATATAGTTTTTCATTTAAGgatattgttgtttattgaGAGGTAAATGCTAAGGTGGGTGTTGTGGGTTGCCTACTTTAtgtttcttatttattattatggtcCCATTTGGTCTTGGTTTTCAGAGGCAATCTTCTTTTCAATGTGGGTTTAAGTTCTTTATTGCGCTATTGTTGGGTCCTTTACCATATCTAGATTTGCAagatttcaattcttttttcttctttctcatgaatatagaaaaaagaaaaccagaAATTTGAACTCCTTAGTTAGCTGTAATGCATGATGATTGGATTACTATTAGACCAATTATTTTCAGCTGTTTACACCGTAGTTATGGTGAgttagaataataaaaataaacagaaaaatgTAAGATTATAAaggttatattttaaaatttgatattttctaaaatcatccatttaatttatgtaaaaaaaactctaaaaccAAATGCCAGATTTATAATTTCAGCTCAGTTTTGTGAATTGGAATCCCCACTTCATAACATATAATTTCTCCATTGTTTTGgaatcatttaattatattcacCATTGATGATGACATAGTGAGCTTATAAATGTCTAGGATAAACCTTTAAAtgagttttaaaatttgaatatacTTTCATTACTATAGATACAAAGTACACTTGGAATTCTCAGtatttgaaaatgattttgGGTTGCTTGTCAGCCAGtccttttaagatttttttaaaaaatataataatgataaaattgcCTCTTAATAGGAAGCATgctttattattgaataagaAATAGTGctattattgaaatattttggTAGGATGTGTGAAATATTCAATGGGGTTTGAATTAATCCACCTAAAGTAGGAGCCAAGATTCTGAActtttttacaattaattgCAATAAATAAGCATTTAGTGTATAcactctttttaaaaaatttaattcgaATTAAAAAGTGTCATACTTCCATATAATATTATCgagtcttttattttttaaaagaaaaagaactatcctgaaaaaaaaaattaataaattttattcttcttttataaaaaaaagcaATCATTAACTTTAATGACGAATAGATAAACCATTAATATCTGGATTACAATACTAAGACTTTGCTAATAACAAATgaataaagaataacataactaaaatataatattcgagattaagaacataaaatTCTCCTTTTTAGAATTTCACATATATAACGAGTATAAAATGATATCTATTTTtccattatatatttttataatttattatatctttaataatattttctaatgaaaACTATAATTAAATTGCTCAACCTACTTATAATATCAATGGTAAATGTAccaaaatgcataaaaaaatcaaagtgGTTGAAGCCCAATAATagcaataaaaaaagatgaCTCAAAGATCAAAATGATGATTTCATTCTTTTGCAGTTTGCAATTCTCAAGCAGTTTCAACAACTACAAAACCTCCAACCACTGCACTTTCACCAAACCTAAGCTCTCAGAAGGTGACACTATCaagaatataatttcaaaCATTCCTGATTTCCTACCTTACACATCTACTCTACTTCTGGTGGACACTTAGGTTATATAAAACTCTATTTGATTGGTTAATTATGCTGAAAATCTAAGTGCTTGagaattaatttctttatatttccAGGCATTTCGAGAACtttaggaaagaaaaaatgggACCGTTATTAAATCTCGATCCTTCATACTTTAAGGTAAAATATTTGACTATTGAATTGCTGGGTGCATCACAAAGACTTTGTTTAATTTAGTGAACTACtaatctttttctcttaatacATAAGAGATGCATCATACTATTTAAATGGACCGTTactacttaataaaataatattatttttttttttggtaattttcaCCGCTTGCATCATTTTAGTGtgtaattaacaaaaattaatccAATTTATGGTGCTAAGACTCTGTCAGAATGTGTGTTGTGCATATACCTTTTCTTGATGTATTACATGTAATTgcttcaataaaattatgaccaaaattatatatatatatatatatatatatatatatatatatatatatatgtatatatatatatatatattagtgaGATTTGAATGTTCCTTACAGAGAAAAAAGGTTCATAAATGAAttagtaaaagaaagaaaattaaaactaaaagttgaagaaaagaataatgcTACCTTTGAACACTTTCGAGTTATGGaactcttttttaaatttatataatatatttagagCTAATATAAAACGTGTCATATAAAACTCTTACgagtaataaaattaagagttttaaaatactaaaagttCTAACTCGAGATTTTAAGCTCTTACGATTTCAATACCAGTTAcataataagaaatattttaattaaattaaaaaagactattattatcttatcgttatatttttttatttatttaatatccCTATCCGACTGACCGTGGGGCATTAAGGTCGCAGCatggttaattaatttgttatgtAAGGACAATCTGGGACAGAAACTTTCTAGGACCACTAATAAAGTGGAAAAAATATAGGAAAACTCTGAAACAATTTTAATGacgaaaactaaaaaaaataaaataatattaattattagttttctaCATATGATTTAATTGGTAATTAAGAAAAGTGATTAATAACATTAATCACGTCAATTAAATGTTGAATTTGTCAAAATTGTGGTAGCCCTCTGAATGAGGACTTGAAccgaaaatataaaattagttggCCGCAGACAGTGGaataataagaattttaaGACATGTTGGTATGCTTTCTTTTcagtccttttcttttctctcttttttatttttttttaaaaataaaataaaagaattgttttatttgaatatgaaattgtttcttaatttttcaacttttcATAGGTTGGATTTGTGGAATTATATAAGTGAATAGCAGCCAAGTTGATGTTCAAAGACAGGAATGaaaatgaaagggtaaaagtttgatttggttttatctgaaaagaatgaaaatgaaatttgatgttaataggatttaattaatttcttattaatttaatgttatttctTTAGAATCATTAACATGATGTATGCTTATTTCAAGAGACTAAAAATTGTTCCACCTAGAAATTTAGAATACATGGCAATTggtatttaataatttctcccttttcaaactcttatcAAATTACAATTGGGTAATATTCAAATTAGCtatcaatatataataatattaataaattcatattcGGGAAAGTAATATTGAATTGATAGAATAAACGAATATAATAATCAACTTATATTCTATCCAAATTATcaagttttacacatattactctctctctctctctctctctctatatatatatatatatatatatatatatatatatatatatatatagagtttCCACTTATtcaattttgtttaatatttaattaatttttcatttcaatatttttatttattacttaaatATCACctctttaaatataatataattattgttagttaTTATACaccttttttttatgaaaattatgaaatttccatttattgataaataaaaaatataattggatcaataaaaagaataaaaatattacaatcaagaaatataaagtaagaacttatacttatatttttcaattgcgttaataaaactcttttaatttttattgtcaGTCTGCACACTCCATTTAGTGACTATTTTAAACCATATATTTACTCTTTAGTCATTAAATAAGTTTGATTGTaagaatatcaataaaaaaattttagctATTGACATTGTAACTCTACAAAATTCTACCAATACATTcagaaaacaaaatttaaagcTCATAAAATGGTATTAATTACAATTTtcataaagaaattttaaaattctatgaaaggaaaagttaaaagatttcaaataattaacgagaaaaattttaaaaattgacatTTACTGATcgcaatataataatataaattaaaaaaaaatcgatACGGATGGcgatgaaaaaaaataaatagataacgAATAATACCGCCTAAtctacataaaaataaataaacataaattgcaacaaattgaaataattcCAACACTGTAATTGCCGTCATAACATATTTCATTCCAAATCTAACCCAGTAAAAACTTAACCTAAAGTGAAGACAAAAACTCCACGCCAATGGCAAACTATCCATACATTTAACTTTCAGATATTCAAGAACGGGTTCCTGCACCTGGAAAAATGGCAACGAATTGCATTACTATTTACAAGTTTGAGTCTTCTTTATATCCATAAAGCAGAATGACGTTATCAGCATTAGCCATTAAATGCTTCCTTCAAGTAGCAAAGGACCACTTCGCCAACGCCTTTTCTTTGACATAACCTGAAAATTCAAGCAAGCTTTTCTGGTTAGTACACTTTGAGAATATCAGGAGTGGTAATTAATCTGTGTCACTCACTATTCACTAGCAACTATACAGAAATGAAGAGTTTAGTTACATATGCATACATTAGATGTTAGAGGAGGCAATGAAGCGCGGCGGAGAGCCTTTCCAGGCTCTGTCAACTGTCGAATCTCTTGAAGCTGATTAGTTATATCTTCCAGCATCTGTAGCTGTGTTTTTTCCCCTTCCTTGCTCCCTTTTGAGAACTTCAGCTTCTCTCTTCCCTCTTGCACACTTCTTAGTCTTTCCCTCAGCCAAATGATTTCATTGTCAATTTTATACCTTTCAGCATCAAATGCAGACATGGATTTTCTCCGCATTTCAGAACGCATTGATCTGCCTCTTGAACTGCCAATTGGCGGTAATCCGCTTGGTATAATGCTGGAAGTTCTGCCTATTTTTGCAGTGTGGGTTAAGGTGGAAGCATTTGCCAATAGTTGCTTATTTTTGTCTTCTATCACCTGCTTAGACATACTAGATTGATCTTCAATAACATGAATATCATGAACGCTTTCTTTATCAACAGCTTTATGTACTAAAGAAGTAGTTGTCTGAATCAACTTTGGACTTGCACATGCCTTCTGCTGTATGCTTTCCTCATCAGAAAGACTTGAATGTCCTGCAATGTCACCATGAATTGAAGAGATATCATCTTCGCTTAGTTTTATAGATGGTAATTCTTTGaaggtttctttttctccctTGTACTTCCTGCTAGTGGAGTCACCAATCTTCTGCGGCATCATCGACCCTAAATCTTCATCGCTTGGATACCAGTATCCAGATGTGTTATCAGCTTCAAATTGCTCATTACAAATTGCTTGCCTATAGGCCTCAACTTCCTTCTCCAAGAAATACTTTTCCCTTTCTCGCCTTAATAGTATCTCTTTCAGAATATTCATTTCTTCAGCATCATATGCATATTTCTCTTCTATCATCCTCTGGCATTGCCTTGCTTCCATTTCTATCAACGCTTTCTCTTTCTGTAGACGCTGTATCATAGCCATAGCCTCATCTGCAGCAGTAGCAGCAGcacttctctctttctctagtTCGACATACAGGACAGCTCGAGCAGCATGCTCTTCTTCCAGTGCTAGTTCCAGGAGCCTAATTGTGTTTCTTGCATTTCCATCTAAATCAGAAGTATTTTCATGATCCGATGTTTCATTCTCATCTACTGGTTCGTACAATTCAAAACCTTgggaaatttttcttttcgaACCAATGTCCACCACCGAACCTTCCTTTCCATCTAAAATCTCATAGCAGTTCACTTCAGAGACTGCACAAGCATGCAAATAAATAACTGAAATGATTGCATCATAATATTAAAGACGCGGGTGCTCGCAAACACTCAGGAATGCATACACTTCTTATTTGAAAATGCAAGCGAAAAGTTTCCAAGCAACAAAGAAAATACCTGTACCTCTATAATTAAGAGGCTCCATGCCGTCTTTACATGTTTCATTCCTGATTCTGGCAGGAGGAGATTGTGGAGTTTCTGCATCAGACCATAAAGATTTAAATGACGAAACCTGTGATAACTTCCCGTTATCTTTTCTTCGACGTCTGAGGTTATTTCTTGATCTGTGGCGTAGAAGACCCTTCCATTTGCAAtcaaattttctttccttcacATCCTGCAAGTTCATTGCACCCATCACaaaacccttttctttcatcttagCCAAATCCCCATCTCTACTATTTTCTGCTCTCGTCACTGAAGATGAGATACACGACGACTCGCCCTCCGATCCAGCAACTTCATTTTTAACAATGTTCCTGTAATTTTCCAAATTGGATTTCCATTGCGAACGGTTCCCTATCGAATCAAAAGGGAACTTGCTCTTGACAGATGATTGAATAGAGGATATTTTCTGTAAAGGGTAATCAACAAATTGTCTTTGCAAGCAGTTATTGCTGGCGTCAGGAATTGCAAAAAATCCATTGCAAGGGCATGGTAAATTCAATCCGAAAAAGGCTAGAAACTTGGAAGCGAAATAAGCAAGAGCTGATGCACATAGGAGAAAGAAGGTAATAGAAAGATCAAGAAATGCACCCACTAGACCACTAAATGTCCATCTACGTATGGCAAGGCACGGCATTTTCCTTGAGAAATTGTTTAATTCTTGCTTATGAAATTGTATAAATCAAAGAAACGAtggaaaacaaagaaaatgctGCTA from Ricinus communis isolate WT05 ecotype wild-type chromosome 9, ASM1957865v1, whole genome shotgun sequence harbors:
- the LOC8280669 gene encoding probable myosin-binding protein 6 isoform X2, whose protein sequence is MPCLAIRRWTFSGLVGAFLDLSITFFLLCASALAYFASKFLAFFGLNLPCPCNGFFAIPDASNNCLQRQFVDYPLQKISSIQSSVKSKFPFDSIGNRSQWKSNLENYRNIVKNEVAGSEGESSCISSSVTRAENSRDGDLAKMKEKGFVMGAMNLQDVKERKFDCKWKGLLRHRSRNNLRRRRKDNGKLSQVSSFKSLWSDAETPQSPPARIRNETCKDGMEPLNYRVSEVNCYEILDGKEGSVVDIGSKRKISQGFELYEPVDENETSDHENTSDLDGNARNTIRLLELALEEEHAARAVLYVELEKERSAAATAADEAMAMIQRLQKEKALIEMEARQCQRMIEEKYAYDAEEMNILKEILLRREREKYFLEKEVEAYRQAICNEQFEADNTSGYWYPSDEDLGSMMPQKIGDSTSRKYKGEKETFKELPSIKLSEDDISSIHGDIAGHSSLSDEESIQQKACASPKLIQTTTSLVHKAVDKESVHDIHVIEDQSSMSKQVIEDKNKQLLANASTLTHTAKIGRTSSIIPSGLPPIGSSRGRSMRSEMRRKSMSAFDAERYKIDNEIIWLRERLRSVQEGREKLKFSKGSKEGEKTQLQMLEDITNQLQEIRQLTEPGKALRRASLPPLTSNVMSKKRRWRSGPLLLEGSI
- the LOC8280669 gene encoding probable myosin-binding protein 6 isoform X1; the encoded protein is MPCLAIRRWTFSGLVGAFLDLSITFFLLCASALAYFASKFLAFFGLNLPCPCNGFFAIPDASNNCLQRQFVDYPLQKISSIQSSVKSKFPFDSIGNRSQWKSNLENYRNIVKNEVAGSEGESSCISSSVTRAENSRDGDLAKMKEKGFVMGAMNLQDVKERKFDCKWKGLLRHRSRNNLRRRRKDNGKLSQVSSFKSLWSDAETPQSPPARIRNETCKDGMEPLNYRGTVSEVNCYEILDGKEGSVVDIGSKRKISQGFELYEPVDENETSDHENTSDLDGNARNTIRLLELALEEEHAARAVLYVELEKERSAAATAADEAMAMIQRLQKEKALIEMEARQCQRMIEEKYAYDAEEMNILKEILLRREREKYFLEKEVEAYRQAICNEQFEADNTSGYWYPSDEDLGSMMPQKIGDSTSRKYKGEKETFKELPSIKLSEDDISSIHGDIAGHSSLSDEESIQQKACASPKLIQTTTSLVHKAVDKESVHDIHVIEDQSSMSKQVIEDKNKQLLANASTLTHTAKIGRTSSIIPSGLPPIGSSRGRSMRSEMRRKSMSAFDAERYKIDNEIIWLRERLRSVQEGREKLKFSKGSKEGEKTQLQMLEDITNQLQEIRQLTEPGKALRRASLPPLTSNVMSKKRRWRSGPLLLEGSI